From Alienimonas californiensis, a single genomic window includes:
- a CDS encoding glycosyltransferase family 4 protein has translation MSSPRIDLFFPLLPPAPDGIGDYTAQLAAALSAVDEAAGDGGTIGVLTGSNPADPIPGVEIVPCENLLRGGLAAAVGRRRPDWLVVQYNPFSYGRRGFAPRLPLALRACRRASPGTRVAVMVHELFVPFADAKTAAMSLWQRPQFAAVTALADVTFFSIEAWTARFRRRHPRRRAVHLPVGSNLPQVAGGAADQAVLREALRAGWNLGPNVPVLGLFGSAHASRLLPLVDAAAAAARERSPEAALLYVGPHGAAVRAALGGRVIDAGRLPAAEAARQFAAMDLALAPFVDGVSTRRGSMIAGLQQGVATVGTRAFLTDGLLRDADGTALRLTPPEPAPFAAAVGELLDDPARRAVIAAGGRALYDAQFAWPAIADRLRAALRA, from the coding sequence ATGTCGTCGCCCCGGATCGACCTGTTCTTCCCCCTCCTGCCGCCGGCGCCGGACGGCATCGGCGACTACACCGCCCAACTGGCCGCGGCCCTATCGGCCGTGGACGAGGCAGCGGGGGACGGGGGAACAATCGGCGTCCTCACGGGGTCGAACCCGGCCGATCCGATCCCGGGCGTGGAGATCGTGCCCTGCGAAAACCTGCTGCGGGGCGGGCTGGCGGCGGCGGTGGGGCGGCGGCGGCCGGACTGGCTGGTCGTGCAGTACAACCCGTTCAGCTACGGCCGCCGGGGATTCGCCCCGCGGTTGCCGCTCGCCCTGCGGGCCTGTCGCCGGGCCAGCCCGGGGACGCGGGTGGCCGTGATGGTGCACGAACTGTTCGTCCCCTTCGCCGACGCCAAGACCGCGGCGATGTCACTGTGGCAGCGTCCCCAGTTCGCGGCGGTGACGGCGTTGGCGGACGTGACGTTCTTCTCGATCGAGGCCTGGACCGCACGATTCCGCCGCCGCCATCCCCGCCGGCGGGCGGTCCACCTGCCGGTCGGCTCGAACCTGCCGCAGGTCGCGGGCGGGGCCGCCGATCAGGCAGTGCTGCGGGAGGCGCTGCGGGCGGGGTGGAACCTGGGGCCGAACGTCCCCGTGCTGGGGCTGTTCGGGTCGGCGCACGCTTCCCGGTTGCTCCCGCTGGTGGACGCGGCGGCGGCGGCGGCGCGGGAGCGGTCGCCCGAGGCCGCGCTGCTGTACGTCGGCCCGCACGGCGCCGCGGTGCGGGCGGCGCTGGGCGGGCGGGTGATCGACGCCGGCCGGCTGCCCGCCGCGGAGGCGGCCCGGCAGTTTGCAGCGATGGACCTGGCGCTGGCCCCGTTCGTGGACGGGGTCTCGACGCGGCGGGGCTCGATGATTGCCGGCTTGCAGCAGGGCGTGGCGACGGTCGGCACGCGGGCCTTCCTGACCGACGGCCTGCTCCGCGACGCCGACGGCACGGCGCTGCGGCTGACGCCCCCGGAACCGGCCCCGTTCGCGGCGGCGGTCGGCGAACTGCTGGACGACCCCGCCCGGCGGGCCGTCATCGCCGCCGGCGGCCGGGCGCTTTACGATGC
- a CDS encoding FkbM family methyltransferase — protein MSHALLWIAGKLPRGLIRAVSRSQWRHPLIRKGVERLYDLFRGRDGVIQGGVGAGLRFNPGPSHAGYLLGTTEPEIQRLLAELINPGDTVADVGANVGYLTTLAARLVGGETSGGGRVVAIEPLEENVRWIRHNVALNAGEERFGRIDVRCEALGAADGTATFQLSEVSTWGRLESAGSAPNQPAGTRQVPVRSLDSLRAEGVFGEPPSLALLKIDVEGAEADVLAGGRETLRALRPLLLVELHGTAPAVAAELDRAGYHAAVVGGAGVAAADAPWAAYLLAAPRDDAALCARVDRLCAAAAETR, from the coding sequence ATGTCGCACGCACTCCTTTGGATCGCCGGTAAGCTGCCCCGCGGCCTGATCCGGGCCGTGTCGCGCTCCCAGTGGCGGCACCCGTTGATCCGCAAAGGCGTGGAACGTCTCTACGACCTGTTCCGCGGCCGCGACGGCGTGATCCAGGGGGGCGTCGGCGCCGGCCTCCGGTTCAACCCCGGGCCCTCGCACGCCGGCTACCTGCTCGGGACGACCGAGCCGGAGATCCAGCGCCTGCTCGCCGAACTGATCAACCCGGGCGACACCGTCGCGGACGTCGGGGCGAACGTCGGTTACCTCACCACGCTCGCCGCCCGCCTCGTCGGGGGGGAAACCAGCGGCGGGGGGCGGGTGGTGGCGATCGAACCGTTGGAAGAGAACGTCCGCTGGATCCGGCACAACGTCGCTCTCAATGCGGGCGAGGAGCGGTTCGGCCGCATCGACGTTCGCTGCGAAGCGCTGGGCGCCGCGGACGGGACGGCGACGTTTCAGCTGTCGGAGGTGTCCACCTGGGGACGGTTGGAATCCGCCGGGTCGGCGCCCAATCAGCCGGCCGGCACGCGGCAGGTGCCGGTGCGGTCCCTCGACTCCCTGCGGGCCGAGGGCGTCTTCGGGGAGCCGCCCTCCTTGGCGCTGTTGAAGATCGACGTCGAAGGGGCGGAGGCGGACGTGCTGGCGGGCGGACGGGAGACGCTGCGGGCGCTCCGTCCGCTGTTGCTGGTCGAACTGCACGGCACCGCCCCCGCGGTCGCGGCGGAACTGGACCGGGCCGGCTACCACGCCGCGGTCGTCGGCGGGGCGGGCGTCGCGGCCGCGGACGCCCCCTGGGCGGCCTACCTGCTGGCCGCCCCGCGGGACGACGCCGCGCTGTGCGCCCGGGTCGATCGCCTTTGCGCCGCGGCGGCGGAGACGCGGTGA
- a CDS encoding glycosyltransferase family 4 protein, producing MSGAVPPRELGPREPGPNRPLRVLTAGHSYVTAANRAIAREVARDPAFEVTVAAPAVYHGDFRREVCEPEQAGSPLRIEPIPARWTRRVHVFRYNARVLRRLTAGGGFDAVHAWEEPYILAGYQIAKAAAAAGVPYGFRSAQSLNKTYPPPFRQFERAALRTAAGWVAGGSLVFENLVSRGYPERTGRIITLAVETARFRPLPPEAKRAVREELGLPGPLIVQLGRVNEDKGVRVLLAALEGLGERPWGLLMLGNGPLEGEVLRWAEARGWGDRVRVGAVRHEEVPRRLAAADLLVAPSQTTPHWKEQFGRMLIEAFACGVPVIGSDSGEIPRVVGDAGRIVPEADAAAWTRVIRELLDDPAARADLAERGLQRCGQYSVAAVAERWKDFYRDLAAAGSAGAAAGAAG from the coding sequence GTGAGCGGCGCCGTTCCCCCCCGCGAGCTTGGCCCCCGCGAGCCCGGCCCGAACCGTCCCCTGCGCGTGCTGACGGCGGGGCACTCCTACGTCACGGCGGCGAATCGGGCGATCGCCCGGGAGGTCGCCCGCGATCCGGCGTTCGAGGTCACCGTCGCCGCCCCCGCGGTCTATCACGGCGACTTTCGCCGTGAGGTCTGCGAGCCGGAGCAGGCCGGCTCCCCGCTGCGGATCGAACCGATCCCCGCCCGCTGGACGCGGCGGGTGCACGTCTTCCGCTACAACGCCCGCGTCCTGCGGCGCCTGACGGCCGGCGGCGGATTCGACGCGGTGCACGCCTGGGAGGAGCCCTACATCCTCGCCGGCTATCAGATCGCCAAAGCCGCCGCCGCGGCCGGCGTGCCCTACGGGTTCCGCAGCGCCCAGAGCCTCAACAAGACCTATCCCCCGCCGTTCCGCCAGTTCGAGCGCGCCGCCCTCCGCACCGCCGCCGGCTGGGTGGCGGGCGGGTCGCTGGTGTTCGAGAACCTCGTCTCCCGCGGCTACCCGGAACGGACGGGGCGGATCATCACCCTCGCCGTGGAGACCGCCCGCTTCCGCCCGCTCCCCCCGGAGGCGAAGCGGGCCGTGCGGGAGGAACTGGGCCTGCCGGGACCGCTGATCGTGCAACTGGGCCGGGTGAACGAGGACAAGGGCGTCCGCGTGTTGCTGGCGGCGCTGGAGGGGCTGGGCGAGCGTCCGTGGGGCCTGCTGATGCTGGGGAACGGCCCGTTGGAGGGGGAGGTTCTCCGCTGGGCGGAGGCCCGCGGCTGGGGCGACCGGGTGCGCGTCGGCGCCGTGCGGCACGAGGAGGTGCCCCGCCGTCTGGCCGCCGCCGATCTGCTGGTCGCCCCCAGCCAGACGACGCCGCACTGGAAGGAGCAGTTCGGCCGGATGCTGATCGAAGCGTTCGCCTGCGGGGTGCCGGTGATCGGCAGCGACAGCGGGGAGATCCCGCGGGTCGTCGGCGACGCCGGGCGGATCGTGCCGGAGGCGGACGCCGCCGCCTGGACCCGGGTGATCCGAGAACTGCTGGACGACCCCGCCGCCCGGGCCGACCTCGCCGAGCGGGGGTTGCAGCGCTGCGGGCAGTATTCCGTCGCCGCGGTGGCGGAGCGCTGGAAGGATTTCTACCGGGACCTCGCCGCCGCCGGGTCGGCCGGGGCGGCGGCCGGGGCCGCCGGATGA
- a CDS encoding glycosyltransferase: MSDAPLRLALVDDFPEEGWTSMDLCADRLAAEWAADPRFAPQRICPPFRTPFGRFAPLAPGRRGKRAAANADRLWNRVRTYPAHLARIAGRFDLFHIVDHSYAHLTHHLPADRTGVFCHDLDAFRSLLDPAAEPRPRWFRAHARSVAEGLGRAAAVFVNSRQTRRELVASGFAQADRVALAPLGVCEEFARQSANAAAEAAGAAELAARDLPAGPFLLHVGSCIPRKRIDVLLEVFAAVRAERPELTLVQVGGIWTEGQRETLERLRLGDSVRQLSGLSRTALATLYRRSQTALQPSASEGFGLPVAEALACGAKVIASDLPVLREVGGPLATFAPVGDVPAWRAATLAALDAPPPDPALADAHLRQFTWEEHARRIGAVYERLAAGEPFADLVAADGVPGESV, translated from the coding sequence ATGAGCGACGCGCCCCTGCGGCTGGCGCTGGTCGACGACTTCCCCGAGGAGGGCTGGACGAGCATGGACCTGTGCGCCGACCGCCTCGCCGCGGAATGGGCCGCCGACCCACGCTTCGCCCCGCAGCGGATCTGCCCGCCGTTCCGAACCCCCTTCGGCCGCTTCGCCCCGCTGGCGCCGGGCCGCCGCGGCAAGCGGGCGGCGGCGAACGCGGACCGGCTGTGGAACCGCGTCCGCACTTACCCGGCCCACCTCGCCCGGATCGCGGGGCGGTTCGACCTGTTCCACATCGTGGATCACTCCTACGCCCACCTGACCCATCACCTGCCGGCGGATCGCACGGGGGTTTTCTGCCACGATCTGGACGCCTTCCGCAGTCTGCTCGACCCGGCCGCCGAGCCCCGCCCCCGCTGGTTCCGGGCCCACGCCCGCTCCGTCGCCGAGGGGCTGGGCCGGGCGGCGGCGGTATTCGTCAACTCCCGGCAGACGCGGCGGGAACTGGTCGCCAGCGGCTTCGCCCAAGCCGACCGCGTGGCGCTCGCCCCGCTGGGCGTCTGCGAGGAGTTCGCCCGCCAGTCAGCGAACGCCGCCGCGGAGGCCGCCGGCGCCGCGGAACTCGCCGCCCGGGACCTGCCCGCCGGGCCGTTCCTGTTGCACGTCGGCTCCTGCATCCCGCGGAAGCGGATCGACGTGCTGTTGGAAGTCTTCGCCGCGGTGCGGGCCGAACGGCCCGAGCTGACGCTCGTGCAGGTCGGCGGCATCTGGACCGAAGGCCAGCGGGAGACGTTGGAGCGTTTGCGCCTCGGTGATAGCGTTCGGCAGCTCTCCGGACTGAGTCGGACGGCGTTAGCGACGCTCTACCGCCGGAGTCAGACGGCGTTACAGCCGAGCGCCTCTGAGGGGTTCGGCCTGCCGGTGGCCGAGGCGCTGGCCTGCGGGGCGAAGGTGATCGCCAGCGATCTGCCCGTCCTGCGGGAGGTCGGCGGACCGCTCGCCACGTTCGCCCCCGTCGGCGACGTGCCGGCGTGGCGGGCGGCGACGCTGGCCGCCCTCGACGCCCCGCCGCCCGATCCAGCCCTCGCCGACGCGCATCTGCGTCAGTTCACCTGGGAGGAGCACGCCCGCCGCATCGGCGCCGTCTACGAACGGCTGGCCGCGGGCGAACCCTTCGCCGACCTCGTCGCCGCGGACGGGGTGCCGGGGGAGTCGGTTTGA
- a CDS encoding glycosyltransferase family 4 protein, with protein MNGTGATGAGPRLLFLSPVGTIGGAERVLLDLLTGVRTGLPDASLTLLCGGEGSLLEAARDLGVSARAVPLPAAAARLGDSPDSPGDTNRGGAQSRVARLARFAAAGPAVTRGVLRWRAAIRAERPDLIHSNGLKTHLLTAAALAGRRAGRRPPVVWAVHDFYSERPLAGRALRRAGRGVSALACVSAAVERDALTLLPNAATRVILNGVDLTRFAPCPEAGDGAALDAAAGLPPAPAGTLRVGLAATYARWKGQDVLIEAAARLRARRPDLAVRWFVVGGPIYATAAQWTRGELEALAERAGVADAVGFVPFQSDMPAAYRALDVAVHASVRREPFGLTIAEAMACGRPTIVAAAGGAAELFTDGEDALGHSPGDAVALAVAVERLADDPARRARLGAAARRTAERRFDRDRVGSQYAALYSELLGAHAAPGRGET; from the coding sequence TTGAACGGGACCGGAGCCACCGGGGCCGGCCCCCGCCTGCTGTTCCTCAGCCCGGTCGGGACGATCGGCGGGGCGGAGCGGGTGTTGCTCGACCTGTTGACGGGGGTCCGAACCGGGCTGCCGGACGCGTCGCTGACCCTGCTGTGCGGGGGGGAGGGGTCGCTGCTCGAGGCGGCCCGGGATCTCGGCGTGAGCGCCCGGGCGGTCCCGCTGCCGGCGGCGGCGGCCCGGCTGGGCGACAGCCCGGACTCACCCGGCGACACGAACCGCGGCGGGGCTCAGAGCCGGGTCGCCCGCCTCGCCCGCTTCGCGGCGGCGGGGCCGGCCGTGACACGGGGCGTCCTCCGCTGGCGGGCGGCGATCCGGGCGGAGCGGCCGGACCTGATCCATTCCAACGGCCTGAAAACCCACCTGCTGACCGCCGCGGCGCTGGCCGGCCGGCGGGCCGGTCGGCGACCGCCGGTCGTCTGGGCGGTGCACGATTTCTACTCCGAACGCCCCCTCGCCGGCCGGGCGCTGCGGCGGGCGGGGCGGGGCGTTTCCGCGTTGGCGTGCGTCTCCGCCGCGGTCGAGCGGGACGCGCTCACCCTCCTGCCGAACGCGGCGACCCGGGTGATTTTGAACGGCGTCGACCTGACCCGCTTCGCCCCCTGCCCCGAAGCGGGGGACGGGGCGGCCTTGGACGCCGCCGCCGGCTTGCCGCCGGCGCCCGCGGGGACGCTGCGGGTTGGGCTGGCGGCGACCTACGCCCGTTGGAAGGGGCAGGATGTGTTGATCGAGGCCGCCGCCCGGCTGCGGGCCCGGCGGCCGGACTTGGCGGTCCGCTGGTTCGTCGTCGGCGGACCGATCTACGCCACGGCGGCCCAGTGGACGCGGGGGGAGTTGGAAGCACTCGCCGAGCGGGCGGGGGTGGCGGATGCCGTCGGCTTCGTCCCGTTCCAATCCGACATGCCCGCGGCGTACCGGGCGCTGGACGTGGCGGTGCACGCCAGCGTGCGGCGGGAGCCGTTCGGGCTGACGATCGCGGAGGCGATGGCCTGCGGCCGCCCGACGATCGTCGCCGCGGCCGGCGGGGCGGCGGAACTGTTCACCGACGGCGAGGACGCCCTCGGCCACTCGCCCGGCGACGCGGTCGCCCTCGCGGTCGCGGTCGAACGCCTCGCCGACGACCCGGCCCGGCGGGCTCGTCTGGGAGCCGCCGCCCGCCGCACGGCGGAACGCCGCTTCGACCGCGATCGCGTGGGATCGCAGTACGCGGCGCTCTATTCCGAACTGCTCGGCGCCCACGCGGCGCCCGGCCGGGGGGAGACCTGA
- a CDS encoding FkbM family methyltransferase, whose amino-acid sequence MIDRLWKPWFVRRPERFARRIWTAVAPPAPGVRPLRTAWGATIAADPTKDIGRSVLTTGVYDLTLSEVVARLTPPGGRAIDAGANVGYVSVLAALCAGPGGRVDAYEPHPDLAPVAERNLRGAADAGPLARVAVHPVALGERPGRADLILPAGFGANDGLARLAEGASGGSEQTGERRVSVDVRRLDDELNAEGAGGAVDLLKIDVEGHEAPLLRGAAEALAAGRIRHVLFEDHAVHDAAGSEVTRLLEEAGFTLFSLGRTFHGLHVEPLAAGRLASSSEPPNYLATRDPEAALAALRPPGWRVLERRFPARPAARGRAEGRR is encoded by the coding sequence ATGATCGATCGCCTGTGGAAACCGTGGTTCGTGCGTCGCCCGGAGCGGTTCGCCCGCCGGATCTGGACCGCGGTCGCCCCGCCGGCCCCCGGGGTGCGGCCGCTGCGGACCGCCTGGGGGGCGACGATCGCCGCGGACCCGACGAAGGACATCGGCCGGAGCGTCCTGACGACCGGGGTGTACGACCTCACGCTGTCCGAAGTCGTGGCCCGGCTGACGCCGCCCGGCGGCCGGGCGATCGACGCCGGGGCGAACGTGGGCTACGTGTCAGTGCTGGCGGCCCTGTGCGCCGGCCCCGGGGGACGGGTCGACGCCTACGAGCCGCACCCGGACCTCGCCCCTGTCGCGGAGCGAAACCTCCGCGGGGCCGCGGACGCGGGGCCGCTCGCCCGGGTCGCGGTGCATCCGGTCGCATTGGGGGAGCGGCCGGGCCGGGCGGACCTAATCCTGCCGGCGGGGTTCGGCGCCAACGACGGTCTCGCCCGGCTCGCGGAGGGGGCGTCCGGGGGTTCCGAGCAGACCGGGGAGCGGCGGGTCTCCGTGGACGTCCGCCGGCTGGACGACGAGTTGAATGCGGAGGGCGCCGGCGGGGCGGTCGACCTGTTGAAGATCGACGTGGAGGGGCACGAGGCCCCGCTGTTGCGGGGGGCGGCGGAGGCGCTGGCGGCGGGGCGCATCCGGCACGTGCTGTTCGAGGACCACGCGGTCCACGACGCCGCCGGCAGCGAGGTCACGCGGCTGTTGGAGGAGGCCGGGTTCACCCTGTTTTCGTTGGGCCGCACGTTTCACGGGCTGCACGTGGAACCGCTGGCGGCGGGACGGCTGGCGAGTTCCTCCGAACCCCCCAACTACCTGGCGACCCGCGATCCCGAAGCGGCGCTCGCGGCGCTGCGGCCCCCCGGCTGGCGCGTGCTGGAGCGCCGGTTCCCGGCCCGCCCGGCAGCCCGCGGGCGGGCAGAGGGACGCCGGTGA
- a CDS encoding acyltransferase family protein — MTAADLAGLGTPLRPGDPPPPAPGRPWPLPADAEPAAAPRRPPAVDSLTAVRGLAAVWVVLFHFKADLHALLPLDWAAPLIARGHLAVPLFFVLSGYVLALNYAAAFGRGLTASGTKEFLLRRLIRIYPLHLATLLGTAVMAAVGTRLGGTPDPEKYGLVDFLLNLALVHAWVPFYEQAWNYPSWSISAEWFAYLLFPPLAAGLWRVSAGSRGRAAVGLVAGLALAATLAIALFWGAFGLPYAMPASVVGPFTVGAAAWVFQARATNPWRPPGWTLWAAVLLLVVGASLPGYRRAAAATLIASVGVVVLLGAAGDRSPRAFRWGPLAALGEASYALYLTHAMAQKVLYTLLPAGRFDESALAVRLGVIAAYVAVIAAAAWLAQATIERRVVPWLRRRATVRRPG, encoded by the coding sequence GTGACGGCCGCCGATCTCGCTGGACTCGGCACCCCGCTGCGTCCCGGCGACCCGCCGCCGCCCGCCCCGGGGCGCCCCTGGCCGCTGCCGGCGGACGCCGAACCGGCCGCCGCCCCGCGGCGCCCGCCGGCGGTGGACAGCCTCACCGCGGTGCGGGGGTTGGCGGCGGTGTGGGTCGTACTGTTCCACTTCAAAGCCGATCTCCACGCTCTGTTGCCCCTCGACTGGGCGGCCCCGCTGATCGCCCGCGGGCACCTCGCGGTCCCGCTGTTCTTCGTACTCAGCGGGTACGTGCTAGCGCTGAACTACGCCGCCGCGTTCGGGCGGGGGCTGACGGCGTCCGGGACGAAGGAGTTCCTGCTGCGTCGGTTGATCCGCATCTATCCGCTGCACCTCGCCACGCTGCTGGGCACCGCCGTGATGGCGGCGGTCGGCACGCGCCTGGGCGGCACGCCGGACCCGGAAAAGTACGGCCTCGTCGACTTCCTGCTGAACCTCGCCCTGGTGCACGCCTGGGTTCCGTTCTACGAGCAGGCCTGGAACTATCCGTCCTGGTCGATCAGCGCCGAGTGGTTCGCCTACCTGCTGTTTCCCCCGCTGGCCGCGGGGCTGTGGCGGGTCTCGGCGGGGAGTCGGGGGCGGGCGGCGGTCGGCCTCGTCGCGGGGCTGGCGCTGGCGGCGACGTTGGCGATCGCCCTGTTCTGGGGCGCGTTCGGGCTGCCGTACGCGATGCCAGCGTCCGTCGTCGGTCCGTTCACCGTGGGGGCGGCCGCGTGGGTGTTTCAGGCCCGGGCGACGAACCCGTGGCGACCGCCGGGGTGGACGCTGTGGGCGGCGGTTCTGCTGCTGGTCGTCGGCGCCTCCCTGCCGGGCTACCGCCGGGCCGCGGCGGCGACGCTCATCGCGTCCGTCGGCGTGGTCGTCTTGTTGGGAGCGGCCGGGGACCGCAGCCCGCGGGCGTTCCGGTGGGGGCCGCTGGCGGCGCTGGGGGAGGCGTCCTACGCCCTGTACCTCACCCACGCGATGGCCCAGAAGGTCCTCTACACCCTGTTGCCGGCGGGGCGCTTCGACGAGTCCGCCCTGGCGGTGCGGCTGGGGGTCATCGCGGCGTACGTCGCCGTGATCGCCGCCGCGGCGTGGCTGGCGCAGGCGACGATCGAACGCCGGGTCGTGCCGTGGCTGCGGCGGCGTGCGACCGTGCGACGGCCGGGGTAG
- a CDS encoding general stress protein codes for MSTGVPARSNLATAPAPANPQRVVGSYADYAAAQKAVDYLSDEKFPVEHVTIVGRGLKFVEQVTGRLNWGRAFLNGLASGAMTGLFIGLLLALFFPAVEEVDGVLVREGFNWELILWATAIGSVFGAIFSLIGYAMTGGKRDFTSVGAMRAETYDVLIDAGHADEAERVLSGMTA; via the coding sequence ATGAGCACAGGCGTCCCCGCCCGGTCGAACCTCGCCACCGCCCCGGCCCCCGCCAACCCGCAGCGGGTCGTGGGCAGTTACGCGGACTACGCCGCCGCCCAGAAGGCGGTGGACTATCTGTCCGACGAGAAGTTCCCCGTCGAACACGTCACGATCGTCGGCCGCGGGCTGAAGTTCGTGGAGCAGGTCACCGGCCGATTGAACTGGGGCCGGGCCTTTCTGAACGGGTTGGCCAGCGGGGCGATGACGGGGCTGTTCATCGGTCTGCTGCTGGCCCTGTTCTTTCCGGCGGTGGAGGAAGTGGACGGCGTGCTGGTCCGGGAAGGCTTCAACTGGGAGCTGATCCTGTGGGCCACGGCGATCGGCTCGGTCTTCGGCGCGATCTTCTCCCTGATCGGCTACGCCATGACCGGCGGCAAGCGGGACTTCACCAGCGTCGGCGCCATGCGGGCGGAGACCTACGACGTCCTGATCGACGCCGGCCACGCCGACGAGGCGGAACGCGTGCTGAGCGGCATGACGGCCTGA
- a CDS encoding HesB/IscA family protein — protein MPATAEAPPVTGEAAVPQTTPAGVPDVADLPTEGCVTVTEAAVAEVRRVIAEQALPEGSVLRVGVSGGGCSGFSYALGFDDSVDESKDEVFAQHGQVVAVPYKCGPHLDGTVIDFYAGVEKRGFTFENPNARNTCGCGSSFSA, from the coding sequence ATGCCCGCCACCGCCGAAGCTCCCCCCGTCACCGGCGAAGCCGCCGTTCCCCAGACGACGCCCGCCGGCGTTCCGGACGTCGCCGATCTGCCGACCGAAGGCTGCGTGACCGTCACCGAAGCCGCCGTCGCCGAAGTCCGCCGCGTCATCGCCGAGCAGGCCCTGCCCGAAGGCAGCGTGCTGCGGGTCGGCGTGTCCGGCGGCGGGTGCAGCGGGTTCTCCTACGCCCTCGGCTTCGACGACAGCGTCGACGAGTCCAAGGACGAGGTCTTCGCCCAGCACGGCCAGGTCGTCGCCGTCCCCTACAAGTGCGGCCCGCACCTGGACGGCACCGTGATCGACTTCTACGCCGGCGTCGAGAAGCGCGGCTTCACCTTCGAGAACCCCAACGCCCGCAACACCTGCGGCTGCGGGTCCAGCTTCAGCGCCTAG
- a CDS encoding 3'-5' exoribonuclease YhaM family protein produces MLFPETVSKLSDLTPGATADVFALLSSKKQDVTKTGKPFYKCTFRDAAREASVMVWSDSGHFADCEANWKKGTFYKLRGTYEEGNYGPQLSLDKIRPVLPADADAGFDEADFFETSRFDADKMFRALTTLCEEKIESAPLRAVVFKILNDRAEAFKKWPAASRNHHAFAGGLLEHTLSVVRTTVWLCEKYAGLYPNLAPPLCTDAAIAGATLHDVGKLEELDGSPAGADYTPTGRLLGHILIGRDWLREAAAWQADQPAGPVDAELLLRTEHIVVSHHGIREFGSPAEPHTPEALIVQHADDLDAKFSMLADSLTQATGEGSFTPFSKTFGKPIFRGLSGTA; encoded by the coding sequence GTGCTGTTCCCCGAGACCGTCTCCAAGCTGTCGGACCTCACGCCGGGGGCGACCGCCGACGTGTTCGCCCTGCTCTCCTCCAAAAAACAGGACGTCACGAAAACCGGCAAGCCGTTCTATAAATGCACCTTCCGGGACGCCGCCCGGGAGGCCTCGGTAATGGTCTGGAGCGACTCCGGCCACTTCGCCGACTGCGAGGCGAACTGGAAGAAGGGAACGTTCTACAAGCTCCGCGGCACCTATGAGGAAGGCAATTACGGTCCTCAACTGAGCCTCGACAAGATCCGCCCCGTCCTGCCGGCGGACGCGGACGCCGGCTTTGACGAGGCGGACTTCTTCGAGACCAGCCGCTTCGACGCGGACAAGATGTTTCGGGCCCTGACGACCCTGTGCGAGGAGAAGATCGAGAGCGCCCCGCTGCGGGCGGTCGTGTTCAAGATCCTGAACGACCGGGCCGAGGCGTTCAAAAAATGGCCGGCGGCCAGCCGCAATCATCACGCCTTTGCTGGCGGATTGTTGGAGCACACCCTCAGCGTGGTGCGGACGACCGTCTGGCTGTGCGAAAAATACGCCGGCCTGTACCCGAACCTCGCCCCGCCGCTGTGTACGGACGCCGCGATCGCCGGGGCCACGCTGCACGACGTGGGCAAGCTGGAAGAGCTCGACGGTTCCCCCGCCGGGGCGGACTACACGCCGACCGGCCGGTTGCTGGGGCACATTCTCATCGGCCGGGACTGGCTGCGGGAGGCCGCCGCCTGGCAGGCCGACCAGCCCGCCGGGCCGGTGGACGCGGAGTTATTACTAAGGACGGAACATATCGTGGTGTCGCATCACGGGATTCGGGAGTTCGGCAGCCCCGCCGAGCCGCACACCCCCGAAGCCCTGATCGTGCAGCACGCGGACGACCTGGACGCGAAATTCTCGATGCTCGCCGACAGTCTGACGCAGGCGACCGGCGAGGGATCGTTCACGCCGTTCAGCAAGACGTTCGGCAAACCGATCTTCCGCGGGCTGTCGGGCACGGCCTAA